The following proteins are encoded in a genomic region of Campylobacter showae CSUNSWCD:
- a CDS encoding septal ring lytic transglycosylase RlpA family protein — MQRLSRAKFTFFSLFVVFFMSGCSFLTSPSGGITASGGTKKSGKMSSSKGMHAATMRPYTINGKTYYPTVVKVGDRASGIASWYGPDFHGKKTSSGETYDMHAMTAAHKTLPMNTMVRVTNIKNGKNIVVRINDRGPFVAGRVIDLSKTGAVKLDVFNAGTAPVLLEVVGFNGNVGSATVASSQPSSKQPSDSQKTNAQTKAQPQQEQSFVGGIFMVQIGAFKNLSGANAHKRQHAGQYGNGAYDTVIKSYDIDGGKIYRVFISGFRSEEEAKDFISAGHISGAFFVRE; from the coding sequence TTGCAGCGACTGAGTAGGGCTAAATTTACATTTTTTAGTCTATTTGTTGTTTTTTTTATGAGCGGATGTTCGTTTTTAACTTCACCTTCCGGGGGGATTACCGCTAGTGGCGGCACTAAAAAAAGCGGCAAGATGAGCTCTTCAAAAGGCATGCATGCGGCTACTATGCGCCCATACACTATAAATGGAAAAACCTATTATCCTACGGTCGTCAAGGTCGGCGACAGAGCTAGCGGTATTGCTAGCTGGTATGGTCCGGATTTTCACGGCAAAAAGACATCAAGCGGTGAGACTTACGATATGCACGCTATGACGGCGGCGCATAAAACTTTACCAATGAATACGATGGTGCGCGTGACGAATATAAAAAACGGTAAAAATATCGTTGTGCGCATAAACGACCGCGGTCCTTTCGTTGCTGGGCGCGTGATAGATTTGTCAAAAACCGGCGCGGTTAAGCTTGACGTATTTAATGCCGGCACGGCCCCTGTTTTACTAGAAGTCGTTGGATTTAACGGGAATGTCGGTAGTGCGACCGTAGCATCCTCGCAGCCTAGCTCAAAACAACCTAGCGACTCGCAAAAAACGAACGCGCAAACCAAAGCGCAACCGCAACAGGAACAGTCTTTTGTGGGCGGTATTTTTATGGTGCAAATCGGCGCATTTAAAAATTTAAGCGGCGCAAATGCTCATAAACGGCAGCACGCTGGACAATACGGCAACGGCGCCTATGATACTGTTATAAAGTCGTATGATATTGACGGCGGTAAAATTTACAGGGTATTTATAAGCGGCTTTAGAAGCGAAGAGGAAGCAAAAGACTTCATAAGCGCAGGACATATCTCTGGCGCCTTTTTCGTAAGGGAATAA
- a CDS encoding YggT family protein has translation MIFSVFLEAVGSILHIVISAYTWIIIGAAIISWVRPDPYNPIVQLLYRLTEPVYAAIRRVIPTVFGGIDIAPIIVLLALQFIDRFFVRLMFAYAA, from the coding sequence ATGATATTTTCGGTATTTTTAGAAGCAGTCGGCAGTATCCTGCATATCGTTATCAGCGCCTACACGTGGATCATCATAGGCGCAGCGATCATAAGCTGGGTGCGCCCTGATCCATATAACCCTATCGTGCAGCTGCTCTACCGCCTCACCGAGCCCGTCTATGCCGCTATCCGCCGCGTGATACCGACGGTTTTTGGCGGTATAGATATAGCGCCTATTATCGTGCTTTTGGCGCTTCAGTTTATAGATAGATTTTTCGTAAGGCTTATGTTTGCGTACGCTGCTTAA
- the hisB gene encoding imidazoleglycerol-phosphate dehydratase HisB has product MQRKTKETDISLELEIYGSGKAEISTGIGFFDHMLEAFCKHALFDMKLVCKGDLHVDFHHSVEDVGIVIGQALREKIYPLSGVERFGEATVVMDEAAVNCALDLSNRPFLVYESINEGKVGEFDIELVNEFFQALAFNAAITLHIAKIRGRNSHHILEASFKACAVALRRALAKNARVGVPSTKGVL; this is encoded by the coding sequence ATGCAAAGAAAGACAAAAGAGACGGATATTAGCCTAGAGCTTGAAATTTACGGTAGCGGCAAAGCCGAGATAAGCACGGGCATAGGATTTTTTGACCACATGCTTGAGGCCTTTTGTAAGCACGCGCTTTTTGATATGAAGCTTGTTTGCAAGGGCGATTTGCATGTAGATTTTCATCATAGCGTAGAGGATGTAGGTATTGTCATCGGGCAAGCTTTGCGCGAGAAAATTTATCCGCTTAGCGGTGTGGAGAGATTTGGTGAGGCGACGGTGGTGATGGACGAGGCGGCGGTAAACTGCGCTCTTGATCTTTCAAATCGCCCGTTTTTGGTATATGAAAGTATAAACGAGGGCAAAGTCGGCGAATTCGACATAGAGTTAGTGAACGAGTTTTTCCAAGCCCTAGCGTTTAATGCTGCAATCACCTTGCATATCGCTAAAATCCGCGGACGAAACTCTCATCATATTTTGGAGGCAAGCTTTAAAGCTTGCGCCGTCGCGCTAAGAAGAGCTCTAGCTAAAAATGCTAGAGTCGGCGTACCTAGCACGAAAGGCGTGCTATGA
- a CDS encoding lytic transglycosylase domain-containing protein, whose product MKIFRVIMLYLACIGWLLAAPASNDAEQTQKMILKEFDIDAKFLKSSHYASIKNSIKDGKRKEFVDTVKSGYRHIPMLQKIIKDSGIPEPFLYLAMTESGFSNHIVSSKKAIGIWQFMESTAKLYGLRVDKYTDERKDPIASTLAATKYLQSLKDDFGKWYLAMMAYNCGDTRLREGIKKAGTTDLDTLLDDKKSYIPKETKNFVKKILTIAHIAKEQENLLAKTQTLSGTKGIELTKIDVPGGTTLMEVGDSIGLSLKKMKEYNMHLKFVYTPPTEKPYYLYIPSNKKKMFSDNFEAIQNRKFEFYTVQENDTLLTIAEKTGVNHKIIKEYNGLASSEIKPSQKLVIPSEQNVNYLAEYMVKSGDTLGEVSQKFDVALEDLKEANTLMSSNSSIGAKLAATE is encoded by the coding sequence ATGAAAATCTTTAGAGTAATAATGCTGTATTTGGCATGTATTGGGTGGCTTCTTGCGGCCCCAGCCAGTAACGATGCAGAACAAACCCAAAAGATGATATTAAAAGAATTCGACATAGACGCCAAATTTTTAAAAAGTTCTCACTATGCTTCTATAAAAAATTCCATTAAAGACGGTAAGAGAAAAGAGTTTGTGGATACGGTCAAAAGTGGTTATAGGCATATCCCGATGCTTCAAAAGATTATAAAAGACTCTGGTATTCCGGAACCATTTTTATATCTTGCTATGACTGAGTCGGGTTTTTCAAATCATATAGTTTCTAGCAAAAAAGCCATCGGAATTTGGCAGTTTATGGAATCTACGGCGAAACTTTACGGCCTTAGGGTCGATAAATACACTGACGAGCGAAAAGACCCGATAGCTTCTACGCTGGCAGCTACAAAATATCTACAGAGCCTAAAAGATGATTTTGGCAAGTGGTATCTTGCTATGATGGCTTATAATTGCGGCGATACTCGACTGAGGGAGGGTATCAAAAAAGCAGGAACTACTGATTTAGATACGTTGCTAGATGATAAAAAGAGTTATATCCCAAAAGAAACAAAAAATTTCGTAAAGAAAATTTTAACTATTGCACACATAGCTAAAGAGCAAGAAAATTTGCTAGCTAAAACGCAGACTTTAAGCGGCACAAAGGGCATAGAACTAACAAAGATAGACGTTCCTGGCGGTACAACGCTGATGGAAGTCGGAGACAGCATAGGGCTTAGCCTAAAAAAGATGAAAGAATATAATATGCATCTAAAATTTGTTTATACTCCACCTACGGAGAAGCCTTATTATCTTTATATTCCGTCAAATAAAAAGAAAATGTTTAGCGATAACTTTGAAGCTATTCAAAATAGAAAATTTGAATTTTATACCGTTCAAGAAAATGATACATTGCTAACTATAGCTGAAAAAACAGGTGTAAATCATAAAATTATAAAAGAATATAATGGTCTTGCTTCAAGCGAGATAAAGCCTAGTCAAAAATTAGTTATCCCAAGTGAACAAAATGTTAACTATCTAGCCGAATATATGGTAAAAAGCGGCGATACGCTCGGCGAAGTTTCTCAGAAATTTGATGTAGCGCTTGAAGATTTAAAAGAAGCTAATACGCTTATGAGCTCAAATAGCTCGATTGGAGCAAAACTTGCAGCGACTGAGTAG
- the mrdA gene encoding penicillin-binding protein 2 translates to MRMRIVFGIIFSVWVLLLVRVYYLSVKSNDFYEEIAEQNAVKTQYLAPVRGLILDAKGRPMAVNRLGFSVALKPHLNGKRAEILDAELANLQNLFEDLNVTKLKREYVKADSPYNQDFIQIIDFMDYDKMIPRIAELSLRENLEVKPASKRHYPYNSLASHIIGYVGRANQQDVESDTVAKLTNHTGRSGAERFYNSVLQGQEGVRKVKVNALNQEVEEISVSYPQSSDISLTIDLEMQRYIEEIFGDNAGVIIVMDVRDGSILAAGSFPEYDLNPFVTGLSQAKWDELVKSIDHPFTNKLVNGLYPPGSVIKMGVAMAFLDTGKMNRADGYFCSGSFELGGRNFRCWNVYGHGFVDMNSAIRESCDDYFYKGSLKVGIDAISPVLERLGFGQKSGVDLPNEFVGIVPGREWKMQKYAQPWYQGETLITSIGQGNFLVTPMQVVRYTGILATGKNIVPHFLRSVNGEEVKFEPADDILTPFEKKQLPYIQRAMYEVVNHKKGTAHKYFKEAKLTLAAKTGTAQVVGISQAEKKRMKEEDMEYLRRSHAWVTTYGPYEEPRYAVTVIIEHGGHGGLAAGPLTAKIFNKLLEMGYIDQKYEITSIADTEAAQKKKN, encoded by the coding sequence ATGAGGATGCGCATAGTGTTTGGCATCATATTTAGCGTCTGGGTGCTTTTGCTGGTGAGAGTTTATTATCTAAGCGTCAAATCAAACGATTTTTATGAGGAGATTGCCGAACAAAATGCGGTCAAAACGCAGTATTTAGCTCCGGTGCGCGGGCTTATTTTAGATGCCAAGGGGCGTCCGATGGCGGTAAATCGACTCGGCTTTTCCGTCGCCCTAAAACCGCATCTAAACGGCAAGAGGGCGGAAATTTTAGACGCTGAGCTTGCAAATTTGCAAAATTTATTCGAGGACCTAAACGTCACGAAGCTAAAGCGCGAATACGTCAAGGCCGACTCGCCTTATAATCAAGATTTTATTCAGATTATTGATTTTATGGACTATGACAAGATGATACCGCGTATAGCCGAGCTCTCACTGCGAGAAAATTTGGAAGTTAAACCGGCCTCCAAGCGCCACTATCCATACAACAGCTTAGCCTCTCACATCATCGGCTACGTTGGCCGCGCAAATCAGCAAGACGTCGAGTCCGATACCGTCGCAAAGCTAACCAATCACACGGGCAGAAGCGGCGCGGAGCGCTTTTATAACTCCGTTTTGCAGGGGCAAGAGGGCGTGCGAAAGGTAAAAGTAAATGCGCTAAATCAGGAGGTCGAGGAGATCTCGGTGAGTTATCCGCAAAGCTCGGATATCTCGCTCACGATCGACCTTGAGATGCAAAGGTACATCGAGGAAATTTTCGGCGATAACGCGGGCGTCATTATCGTGATGGACGTAAGAGACGGCTCGATACTGGCTGCGGGTAGCTTCCCCGAGTATGATTTAAACCCGTTTGTTACGGGGTTATCGCAGGCTAAGTGGGACGAGCTCGTTAAAAGTATCGATCATCCGTTTACGAACAAGCTCGTAAACGGTCTTTATCCGCCGGGCTCGGTTATAAAAATGGGCGTAGCGATGGCGTTTTTAGATACCGGCAAGATGAACCGCGCCGATGGATATTTCTGCTCGGGCTCATTTGAGCTTGGAGGGCGAAATTTTCGCTGCTGGAACGTCTACGGACATGGCTTTGTAGACATGAATTCGGCCATCCGCGAGAGCTGCGACGATTATTTTTATAAGGGCAGCTTAAAGGTCGGTATAGACGCTATCTCGCCGGTTTTAGAGCGGCTGGGTTTCGGGCAAAAAAGCGGCGTGGATCTGCCAAATGAATTTGTCGGTATCGTGCCTGGACGCGAGTGGAAAATGCAAAAGTACGCTCAGCCGTGGTATCAGGGAGAGACACTCATTACTTCGATTGGGCAAGGCAACTTTCTTGTGACGCCGATGCAGGTGGTGCGATATACTGGTATATTGGCGACCGGGAAAAATATCGTTCCGCATTTTTTACGCAGCGTAAACGGCGAGGAGGTCAAATTTGAGCCTGCCGACGATATCCTCACGCCGTTTGAGAAAAAGCAGCTGCCGTATATCCAAAGAGCGATGTATGAGGTCGTAAATCACAAAAAAGGCACCGCGCATAAGTATTTTAAAGAGGCTAAGCTCACGCTAGCGGCGAAAACTGGTACCGCGCAGGTCGTGGGTATTTCGCAGGCCGAAAAAAAGCGTATGAAAGAAGAGGACATGGAGTATCTACGCCGCTCGCACGCGTGGGTCACGACCTATGGACCTTACGAGGAGCCTCGCTATGCCGTTACCGTTATCATCGAGCACGGCGGACACGGCGGTCTGGCTGCGGGACCTCTCACGGCTAAAATCTTTAATAAGCTACTAGAAATGGGCTATATCGATCAAAAATACGAAATTACCTCGATAGCAGATACCGAAGCTGCGCAAAAGAAGAAAAATTAA
- the gltX gene encoding glutamate--tRNA ligase — protein sequence MYRFAPSPTGDMHLGNLRVAILNYVCSLQDKSGFIIRIEDTDRERNIPGKDKEILEILELFGIKWDTLYYQSKNLKFHREFAAKLLIDKKAFSCFCTESELEAKKEAAKARGEAYRYDGTCEHLSDNEVLNNQKPFVVRMKKPLGTMKFKDAIKGEISFEPENVDSFVIMRADFTPTYNFACAVDDMLEGVTFVIRGEDHVSNTPKQDLIREGLGYTQKINYAHLPIILNVEGKKMSKRENESSVKWLLSQGFMPEAIANYIVSLGYKAPVEIFTIEEAAQWFDISKVSASPAKFDVKQLEHINREHIKRASDARLAALMGIKPEFAAIARFYTQESSLLTEIKAKVDAIFATKFIPDEFKEGCEAIKAAVNSLNLSDFDEFNKLKKALMDATGLKGKGFFMPLRILLTGAEHGPELSELYPLIKPYLKEILR from the coding sequence ATGTATCGTTTTGCGCCGTCGCCGACAGGCGATATGCATCTGGGAAATTTGAGGGTTGCGATCCTAAACTACGTCTGCTCGCTTCAGGATAAAAGCGGCTTTATCATCCGCATCGAGGATACCGACAGGGAGCGCAATATCCCCGGAAAAGACAAGGAAATTTTAGAAATTTTAGAGCTTTTCGGTATAAAATGGGACACACTTTATTATCAAAGTAAAAATTTGAAATTTCACCGCGAGTTTGCCGCAAAGCTTTTGATAGATAAAAAGGCGTTTTCGTGCTTTTGCACCGAAAGCGAGCTTGAAGCCAAAAAAGAGGCCGCAAAGGCTAGAGGCGAAGCCTACCGCTACGACGGCACATGCGAGCACCTAAGCGACAACGAAGTGCTAAATAACCAAAAACCTTTCGTCGTGCGTATGAAAAAACCGTTAGGCACGATGAAATTTAAAGACGCTATAAAGGGCGAGATAAGCTTTGAGCCTGAAAACGTCGATAGTTTCGTGATTATGCGCGCTGATTTTACGCCGACTTATAACTTCGCCTGCGCGGTCGATGATATGCTAGAGGGCGTTACTTTTGTCATCCGCGGCGAGGATCACGTCAGCAACACGCCAAAACAAGACCTTATCCGCGAGGGTCTAGGCTATACGCAAAAGATAAACTACGCTCACCTGCCTATCATCCTAAACGTCGAGGGCAAAAAAATGAGCAAACGCGAGAACGAAAGTAGCGTAAAATGGCTACTCTCGCAAGGCTTTATGCCAGAAGCCATCGCAAACTACATCGTTTCGCTAGGCTACAAGGCGCCGGTTGAAATCTTTACGATCGAGGAGGCGGCGCAGTGGTTTGATATCTCGAAAGTTTCGGCCTCTCCGGCCAAATTTGACGTCAAACAGCTAGAGCACATCAACCGCGAGCACATAAAAAGAGCAAGCGATGCAAGGCTAGCCGCGCTAATGGGTATAAAGCCCGAATTTGCCGCTATAGCTAGATTTTACACGCAAGAAAGCAGCCTGCTAACCGAGATAAAGGCCAAGGTTGATGCGATTTTCGCGACCAAATTTATCCCAGATGAGTTTAAAGAGGGTTGCGAGGCTATAAAAGCCGCTGTAAATTCGCTAAATTTGAGCGATTTTGATGAATTTAACAAGCTAAAAAAAGCCCTCATGGATGCGACCGGGCTAAAAGGAAAAGGCTTTTTTATGCCGCTTAGAATTTTGCTCACGGGCGCCGAACACGGTCCCGAGCTTAGCGAGCTATATCCGCTCATCAAACCGTATCTAAAGGAAATTTTACGATGA
- a CDS encoding Crp/Fnr family transcriptional regulator, with protein sequence MLEQIPFFQGLNEAELKRLEDISILKKYKKGEFLFMEGEESKWLHLLIKGSLKLYKIGPKGKEIFMHQFNGISFVAELANFENIKFPATAIFLTGGEVLKIDYDKFYAEFLSNPRVSLQIIKSLSQKLKIASELIHQELVLNSEAKVARFLVNHADLFDELKHIKIASILNITPETFSRILAKFKTQNLIELDANNKIVNIATNELSEMFEG encoded by the coding sequence ATGCTAGAGCAAATCCCGTTTTTTCAGGGGCTAAACGAGGCCGAGTTAAAAAGGCTAGAAGATATCAGCATCCTAAAAAAGTATAAAAAGGGCGAGTTTTTATTTATGGAGGGCGAGGAGTCAAAGTGGCTCCACCTCCTCATAAAAGGCTCTCTCAAGCTCTATAAAATAGGCCCAAAAGGCAAAGAAATTTTTATGCATCAGTTTAACGGGATTAGCTTCGTAGCCGAGCTTGCCAACTTTGAAAATATCAAATTTCCGGCGACGGCGATATTTTTAACAGGCGGCGAAGTGCTCAAAATCGACTACGATAAATTTTACGCCGAGTTTTTATCAAACCCGCGCGTATCGCTGCAAATCATCAAATCGCTCTCGCAAAAGCTAAAAATCGCAAGCGAGCTAATACATCAAGAACTCGTGCTAAACTCCGAGGCCAAGGTCGCAAGATTTCTCGTTAATCACGCCGATCTTTTTGATGAGCTAAAACACATCAAAATCGCTTCCATCCTAAACATCACGCCAGAGACGTTTTCAAGGATCTTAGCGAAATTTAAAACCCAAAATTTGATCGAACTAGACGCAAATAATAAAATCGTAAATATCGCTACAAACGAACTTTCGGAGATGTTTGAGGGATAG
- the lptA gene encoding lipopolysaccharide transport periplasmic protein LptA, producing MINFGFKKVALVLALSALPLLAEQVEITADEFYADEGKQISEFKGNVNIKKGKDTLTANLVVIYFDKKRNPLKYVASGNAKFRVFIKNKTYDGSGSELVYEPTPNLYTINGNGFLHEIETDKKVYGEKITVNQNSGTYNVNSGKKEPVKFIFQVEDKK from the coding sequence ATGATAAATTTTGGTTTTAAAAAAGTGGCTTTAGTTTTGGCACTTAGCGCTTTACCGCTTTTAGCAGAGCAGGTGGAGATCACAGCAGACGAGTTTTATGCCGACGAAGGCAAGCAAATAAGCGAATTTAAAGGCAATGTAAATATTAAAAAAGGCAAGGATACACTCACTGCAAATTTGGTAGTGATATATTTCGACAAAAAGCGAAATCCGCTAAAATATGTCGCTTCCGGCAATGCCAAATTTAGAGTATTTATCAAAAATAAAACATACGACGGCAGCGGTAGCGAGCTTGTTTACGAGCCTACGCCAAATTTATATACGATAAACGGCAACGGTTTTTTGCATGAGATAGAAACCGATAAAAAAGTCTACGGCGAAAAGATCACCGTCAATCAAAATAGCGGCACGTATAACGTAAACAGCGGCAAAAAAGAGCCGGTTAAATTTATATTCCAAGTCGAGGACAAAAAGTGA
- the yihA gene encoding ribosome biogenesis GTP-binding protein YihA/YsxC has product MIRVLNAKFFISAPDISLAPPANSSEVAFLGRSNVGKSSLINALVNQKSLAKSSSTPGKTRLINFFEVEYARGVKNEQDELSEERANLTFVDLPGFGYAKVAKSMHAQWRKNLDEYLKFRANIKLFVHLIDSRQFDMQIDKDVNDYLQSFLRPDQKILNFLTKSDKLNQSQKSAVLKVYPGAHFVSALKKTGVEKANELIYLNALGL; this is encoded by the coding sequence GTGATCCGCGTTTTAAACGCAAAATTTTTTATCTCGGCGCCCGACATCTCACTAGCTCCGCCTGCAAACTCTAGCGAAGTGGCTTTTCTTGGGCGCTCAAACGTGGGCAAAAGCAGCCTCATAAACGCTCTCGTAAACCAAAAAAGCCTAGCCAAGAGCAGCTCGACGCCCGGCAAAACGCGCCTCATAAATTTTTTTGAGGTTGAGTATGCGCGTGGCGTCAAAAACGAGCAAGACGAGCTAAGCGAGGAGAGGGCAAATTTGACTTTCGTTGATCTGCCTGGTTTTGGGTACGCCAAAGTTGCCAAAAGCATGCACGCGCAGTGGAGAAAAAACCTCGACGAATATCTAAAATTTAGAGCCAATATCAAGCTTTTCGTGCATCTCATCGACTCGCGCCAGTTTGATATGCAGATAGATAAAGACGTAAACGACTATTTGCAAAGCTTCCTGCGCCCAGATCAAAAGATTTTAAACTTCCTCACAAAATCAGACAAGCTAAATCAAAGCCAAAAAAGCGCTGTTTTAAAGGTCTATCCAGGCGCGCATTTCGTCTCGGCGCTTAAAAAAACCGGCGTAGAAAAGGCAAACGAGCTTATATATCTAAACGCACTGGGGCTGTAA
- a CDS encoding KdsC family phosphatase, with translation MIEIIFLDVDGCLTDGKIVYSPNGDELKFFDVKDGYAIESWLKLGKKVAIITGRSSPIVEKRAQDLKITHVYQGVSDKFETAKQILKFEGLEFENAAAIGDDYNDYKLLKSVGWSFKPKNAIKELEVRTRLNYKGGNGAVREMIEILIRSEGLMQEWAKRWL, from the coding sequence ATGATAGAGATTATATTTTTAGATGTAGATGGCTGTCTAACCGACGGCAAGATCGTTTATAGCCCAAACGGTGACGAGCTTAAATTTTTTGACGTTAAGGATGGATACGCTATCGAGAGCTGGCTAAAGCTCGGTAAAAAAGTCGCGATCATCACTGGCAGAAGCTCGCCTATCGTCGAAAAAAGGGCGCAGGATCTAAAGATAACGCACGTATATCAAGGCGTTAGCGATAAATTTGAAACCGCAAAACAGATACTCAAATTTGAAGGACTTGAGTTTGAAAACGCTGCAGCAATAGGTGACGATTACAACGACTACAAGCTGTTAAAAAGCGTCGGATGGAGCTTTAAGCCAAAAAACGCGATCAAAGAGCTTGAAGTAAGAACGAGGCTCAACTATAAAGGCGGCAACGGCGCGGTGCGCGAGATGATAGAGATACTTATCCGCAGCGAGGGCTTAATGCAAGAGTGGGCTAAGCGTTGGTTATAA
- the mscL gene encoding large-conductance mechanosensitive channel protein MscL, producing the protein MSFIKEFKEFAMRGNVIDMAVGVVIGGAFGKIVSSLVGDVIMPIVGVLTGGVNFTDLKFTLKDAVGDTAAVTVNYGSFIQTMVDFTIIAFCIFCVVKAINSLKKPKEEPKAEEPAPIPEDVALLTEIRDLLKNK; encoded by the coding sequence ATGAGTTTCATTAAGGAATTCAAAGAGTTCGCGATGCGCGGTAACGTCATCGATATGGCTGTGGGCGTCGTGATCGGCGGCGCTTTTGGCAAGATCGTTAGCTCACTAGTGGGCGACGTGATCATGCCAATCGTAGGCGTACTAACGGGCGGCGTAAATTTTACGGATTTAAAATTTACGCTAAAAGACGCGGTCGGCGATACGGCTGCCGTAACCGTAAACTACGGCTCGTTTATACAAACAATGGTCGATTTTACGATTATCGCGTTTTGTATTTTCTGCGTCGTTAAAGCTATAAATTCGCTCAAAAAACCAAAAGAAGAGCCAAAAGCCGAAGAGCCTGCGCCGATACCTGAGGATGTTGCACTTCTAACCGAGATCAGAGATCTTTTAAAAAATAAATAA
- the lptC gene encoding LPS export ABC transporter periplasmic protein LptC, giving the protein MVIRIFYLVVSVFSVAMVYLAIEEPYYSELLKGGEVSANMQMDAVTDYEMNATVVNARYEADTWNRYSEFDEFIKFRAEIFKDNKEHNVSSDKAFYNGGRIILKGNARYVNNENLAFFSDEVIYSTATKVATTQTPFTLTKNEDKIVGKALVYDFELKKAYIKKAFALIEQDRKR; this is encoded by the coding sequence TTGGTTATAAGGATTTTTTACCTAGTCGTCAGCGTTTTTAGCGTGGCGATGGTTTATTTGGCGATTGAGGAGCCTTACTATAGCGAACTCTTAAAGGGCGGCGAAGTGAGTGCAAACATGCAGATGGACGCAGTCACTGACTACGAGATGAATGCTACTGTAGTAAATGCCAGATATGAAGCCGATACTTGGAATAGATACTCTGAATTTGACGAATTTATCAAATTTAGAGCGGAAATTTTTAAAGATAACAAAGAGCATAACGTGAGCTCCGATAAAGCGTTTTATAACGGCGGTCGAATTATACTTAAGGGTAATGCGCGCTATGTAAATAACGAAAATCTGGCTTTTTTCTCAGACGAGGTCATTTATAGTACTGCAACAAAAGTAGCTACTACACAAACGCCTTTTACGCTAACGAAAAACGAAGATAAAATAGTCGGCAAAGCCCTGGTTTATGACTTTGAGTTAAAAAAAGCTTATATCAAAAAGGCCTTTGCTTTAATAGAGCAAGATAGAAAAAGATAG